A part of Planctomycetia bacterium genomic DNA contains:
- a CDS encoding DNA gyrase subunit B, with the protein MLEARRGSEDYSGKDLEHLSDLEHVRERPSMYIGDTYARGLHHMVYEVVDNSVDEAMAGYASAIYVTINPDGSVTVTDDGRGVPVDVHPDLGFSTLQGVMTVLKFGGKFSKGAYQTSGGLHGVGVTVVNFLSEWCEVEVCRDGSAYYQEYERGVPKGDVRRTGASSERGTKTTFKPDTEIFANAKFNYSTLHRRLQELAFLNRGLRIHFKDERSGEGESFCYERGIIEFVEHMNRSTEAAHNDVVYIAGEFEGVGVEVALQYSMEFTENVHTYVNNISTTEGGTHLSGFRAALTRTLNAYGKKEGYFKDLVPSGDDFREGLTAVIACRVPEPQFEGQTKTKLGNGEVEGIVNSAVGDFLARYLEQNPKTAKIIAHKGLLAAEAREAARKAKQLMRDRKGALAGGGLPGKLRDCTSKEVAKCELYLVEGDSAGGSAEGGRLREYQAILPLRGKIINAFKSREDKVLANEEVRSIIAAIGTGIGEDADLQKRRYNKIVIMTDADVDGSHIRTLLLTFFYRQMYHLVTAGLVYVAQPPLFRVKSKRETHYVQTEEEMKERLLSLGLTDAVFEPGEDRRIEGEAMAKLARVLASLEESLIALEKRGISLRAHAARRDPETGLLPIYHAFQGAQEYWFTTR; encoded by the coding sequence ATGTTGGAAGCACGGCGCGGTTCTGAAGATTACTCCGGTAAGGACTTGGAGCATCTCAGCGACCTGGAACACGTCCGCGAACGGCCGAGCATGTACATCGGCGATACGTACGCGCGCGGCTTGCACCACATGGTCTACGAAGTCGTCGACAACTCGGTCGACGAGGCGATGGCCGGCTATGCCTCGGCGATCTACGTAACGATCAACCCGGACGGCTCGGTGACCGTCACCGACGACGGCCGCGGCGTTCCGGTCGACGTCCATCCCGACTTGGGCTTCTCCACGCTGCAAGGCGTGATGACGGTCCTCAAGTTCGGTGGCAAGTTCAGCAAGGGCGCCTACCAAACCTCGGGCGGTTTGCACGGCGTCGGCGTCACCGTGGTGAATTTTCTCTCCGAATGGTGCGAAGTCGAAGTCTGCCGCGACGGTTCGGCGTATTACCAGGAGTACGAACGGGGCGTGCCCAAGGGAGACGTGCGTCGCACCGGCGCATCGAGCGAACGTGGTACGAAGACGACCTTCAAGCCGGACACGGAAATCTTTGCCAACGCGAAGTTCAACTACAGCACGCTCCACCGGCGGCTGCAAGAGCTCGCGTTTTTGAACCGCGGCTTACGGATTCATTTCAAGGACGAACGCTCCGGCGAAGGCGAATCCTTTTGCTACGAGCGCGGCATCATTGAATTCGTGGAGCATATGAACCGCTCCACGGAGGCCGCGCACAACGACGTGGTGTATATCGCCGGCGAATTCGAGGGCGTTGGCGTCGAAGTCGCGCTGCAATACAGCATGGAGTTCACGGAGAACGTCCATACGTACGTCAACAACATCAGCACTACCGAAGGCGGCACGCACTTGAGCGGCTTCCGCGCCGCCCTCACGCGGACGCTGAACGCTTACGGCAAGAAGGAAGGCTACTTCAAGGATCTCGTGCCGAGCGGCGACGATTTCCGCGAAGGCCTCACGGCCGTGATTGCCTGTCGCGTGCCGGAACCGCAATTCGAGGGGCAGACCAAAACCAAGTTGGGCAACGGCGAAGTCGAAGGCATCGTCAATTCCGCAGTCGGCGATTTTCTCGCCAGGTATCTCGAACAGAATCCGAAGACCGCGAAGATTATCGCTCACAAAGGATTGCTCGCGGCTGAAGCCCGGGAAGCGGCTCGCAAAGCAAAGCAACTGATGCGCGATCGCAAAGGCGCCTTGGCGGGCGGCGGCTTGCCCGGCAAGCTGCGCGATTGCACCAGCAAGGAAGTCGCCAAGTGCGAACTGTACTTGGTGGAAGGCGATTCGGCCGGCGGCAGCGCCGAAGGCGGCCGGTTGCGCGAGTACCAGGCGATCCTGCCGTTGCGCGGCAAAATCATCAACGCCTTCAAATCGCGTGAAGACAAGGTACTCGCCAACGAAGAAGTGCGGAGCATCATCGCCGCAATCGGCACCGGCATCGGCGAAGACGCGGACTTGCAGAAGCGGCGATACAACAAAATCGTGATCATGACCGACGCCGACGTCGACGGCTCGCACATCCGCACGCTGCTGCTGACGTTCTTCTACCGGCAGATGTATCACCTGGTGACCGCAGGACTCGTGTACGTCGCGCAGCCACCGTTGTTCCGCGTGAAATCGAAGCGTGAGACGCACTACGTCCAAACCGAAGAGGAAATGAAGGAGCGGCTGCTCTCGCTCGGTCTCACCGACGCGGTCTTCGAGCCCGGCGAAGATCGCCGCATCGAAGGCGAAGCGATGGCCAAGCTCGCCCGGGTGCTCGCTTCCCTGGAAGAATCGCTGATCGCCCTCGAAAAGCGCGGCATCAGCCTTCGGGCGCACGCCGCGCGGCGCGATCCGGAAACCGGCCTGCTGCCGATTTATCACGCCTTCCAAGGCGCGCAAGAGTACTGGTTCACCACGCG
- a CDS encoding DUF721 domain-containing protein, whose translation MARPQAIGDVLGELISRRGYARVEAGEAYAAAWQVAAGEAIGRFTRAGQVKRGLFEVQVANSALLQELTFQKAALLTKLRHELPQEKIKDLRFKVGKVDGETQR comes from the coding sequence GTGGCTAGACCGCAAGCGATCGGCGATGTGCTCGGCGAGTTGATCTCGCGGCGTGGGTACGCGCGGGTCGAGGCAGGCGAGGCGTATGCGGCCGCGTGGCAAGTGGCGGCGGGCGAGGCGATTGGTCGATTCACGCGCGCCGGCCAAGTGAAGCGGGGGTTGTTCGAAGTGCAGGTCGCCAATTCGGCGTTATTGCAGGAACTCACTTTTCAGAAGGCGGCTCTGTTGACGAAATTGCGACACGAGCTGCCGCAGGAAAAGATCAAGGATTTGCGATTTAAGGTCGGCAAGGTCGACGGTGAGACCCAGCGCTAG